TCGACGCCCCTGCATTCGAGCACAATTCCCGCGTCACTCATAGCGCAACGCATCCACCGGGTCGAGCCGCGACGCGCTCCACGCAGGGTACAACGTGGAGATAAACGTCAGGATCACGGCCGACACGGTTATCGCTACGATGTCCGTGGGATGAATAGACACCGGGATATGATCGAAGTGGTAAATGACGCTGTTGAACAGGTCAACCCCAAGCATCCAGGCAATCCACTCCGCGATGGGATTGATGTAATGGGCAAAGATGGTGCCGCCAACCACGCCGAGCATTGTTCCACTCAAACCGATATACAACCCTTCGAGCGTGAACAACGTGACTATGGCCTGCGTGCTGACTCCAAGTGTCCGGAGAATCCCGATATCGCGTTTCTTTTCCATCACCACCATGATTAGCGTGCTCGTGATGTTGAACGCGGCGACCAGCACGATGAACATCAAAATAATGAACATCGCAACTTTTTCCTGTTGCAGCGCCTCGAAGAAATACTGCTGGCTTTCGTACCACGTCATCGCATGGTACCCCAATTCTTCATTAATCTTTTTCGCGATTTCCCCCGCCTTCATCGGGTCCTGAAGCATGCAGTGGATGCCGTCCACACCCTTCTGCCCCTTAAGCTGAGCCGCCGTCTCCAGCGTTACAAACGAATACAGCGAATCGATATCCTGCATCTGCGCTTCCGAAATGCCGCTCACGGTGAGCCACTTCTGCTGGATCGGTTTGGTTGACAGAGGGCTTGGGCTGTCCTTCGGCGTGATGACGGCAACTTCATCGCCGGTAAACGCGCCCATGTTGTCGGCAAGAATATAGCCAAGGACAATTTCGCCTTTGCGCGGCAATTCGCCGCCCCCGAATGTGCGCCCCCGTTCGTTGGTGAGGTTTTCTTTGAGGTCGGTCACGTCGCGCCCGGCGTCCACTCCAACGACAAACGCCGCGGCGTATTCCTGCCCGCTGACACCGCCGCGCCGCAGCACCGCCTTCACCACGGTGAACGGCGATGCGGCGGTGATCTCCGGGATGGAGTTCTGCAAATCCGCAATGACCGTGTCCGGGTTCTCGATCGGATCGTTGAATTTGTCGAACACTTGCAGGTGGGCATTGTTGCCCATGATCGCCGCGGTGAGTTCCTCGTCAAAACCGGTCATGACCCCCATGACCACGATGAGCGCCATCACGCCGACGCTGACACCCGCGACCGAAATAATTGTAATCAAGCCGACAAACCGGCTCTTGCGCTTCCCACGCAAGTATCGTAGCGCTACGAATGCCTCGAACTTCATTGGCAACCGCGTCCGCAGATTACGCCGATGAATACAGATGCTAAGAAATGCATCTTCATGCCGTACTTTCTCGATTTGAAACTGCGTTCATCTGCGCAATCTGCGGACTATTCTGTCGGCCTTAGTTGCGGGAATAGTATCACGTCGCGTATGGAACCGGAGTTGGTCAGCAGCATCGCCAATCTGTCGATCCCGATGCCCAATCCAGCCGTCGGCGGCATGCCGATTTCCAGCGCCGTGATGAAATCCTCGTCCAGATGTTGCGCCTCCTCGTCCCCGCGCTCGCGCTCCTTCGCCTGTTGCAGGAACCGATCTCGCTGATCGATCGGGTCGTTCAATTCCGAAAATGCGTTGCACAGTTCGAGCGTCCCGATGAACGCTTGAAAGCGCTCCGTAATTGCCGGATTGTCGCGGTGCTTCTTGGCAAGCGGCGAAATCTCGACGGGGTAGTCATACAGGAACGTCGGCTGGACCAGCTTCGGTTTCACGCACGCGCTCATCACTTCGTCCACAATCTTGCCATATCCCATCGTGTTATCGACCTTCACGCCCGCGCTCTTCGCCAGTTTCGCGGCTTCTTCGCGATCGCGCGTGGCCGCGAGATCAATGCCCGCATATTCCTTGATTGCGTCGAACAGGCGCAGCCGCTTCCATGGCCGTGTCGCGTTGATGGTTGTCCCTTGGTAGTCGAACTCCGGTCCGCCGTTCACCCCATTAATGACGGCGCAGAATAGCTCCTCCGTCTCGTCCATCAATCCCAGGTAATCCTGGTAGGCCTCGTAAAGTTCCATCATCGTGAACTCGGGGTTGTGCCGCGTATCGACCCCTTCGTTACGAAAGTTGCGGTTGATCTCGAACACGCGCTCGAATCCCCCCACGATGAGCCGCTTCAGGTACAGCTCCGGCGCAATGCGCAGGTAGAGGTCGCAGTCGTACGTGTTGTGATGCGTGATGAACGGGCGCGCGCTCGCCCCGCCGGGGATCGGGTGCAGCATTGGTGTCTCGACTTCGAGGAACCCGCGCGCGGTCAGCCACGTCCGCATCGTGTCGATCAACTTGATCCGCTTGCGAAACGTGTCCAACACCTCCGGGTTCGCCACGAGATCGAGATACCGCTGCCGGTACCGCGTCTCGACGTCCGTCAGCCCGTGGTACTTTTCGGGTAATGCCCGGAGCGATTTCGTCAGCAGCGTGTACGAATCCGCGAAAATGGTGATCTCGCCCGTGCGCGTGCGGTGCACGACGCCGTTCACGCCGATGAAATCGCCCAGATCGAGATCGCTCAGCGCGGCAAACGCGCCTTCGCCAATCTTCTTCTGGTTGAAGTACACCTGCACCCGCGCGCGCTCGTCGCGGATGTCCGCAAACGCGCTCTTGCCGTGATCGCGAAAGGAGACCACGCGGCCCGCAAGCGCCGCGGGAATCTGGGCTGTGGCCTTGTCCTCCGCTGCGGACTCCTGTTCCTCGAACGCCGCGCGCGCCGATTCGATTGTCGCCGAGCGCCCGAATATGTACTTGAACGGTTCGTCGCCCCGCGCGCGGATGCGCTCCAGTTTGTCCATCCGATGCTGCTTGAGGTCCTCTTCGGTCGAGTGATGTTCGTCGGACATGGCGGTTAGTTGCGCCCCTTTCGCTGCAGGTTCCACTTCAGATAACTCGCAATAAACATATCGAGATCGCCGTCCAGTACGCGGTCTACGTTGCCCGTCTCGGTCTCGGTGCGATGGTCCTTAATCAACTGGTACGGATGCAGCACGTAGCTGCGAATCTGGCTGCCCCACGCCACATCCTGCTGGCCTTCGCGCAACGCAAGCCGCTCCGCTTCCTTCTTCTGCATCTCGATGTCGTACAACTTCGCTTTCAACATTTGCATGGCTGTCGCGCGGTTGCGGCTCTGCGACCGCTCGATCTGGCACGCAACCACGATTCCCGTGGGCGTGTGCGTGAGCCGTACCGCGGAACTCGTCTTGTTCACCTTCTGTCCGCCCGGCCCGCTCGATCGAAACACCTGCATGACAATGTCGTCTTCCTTGACCTCGATGTCGACATCGTCATCCACTTTCGGCACGACTTCTATCGCCGCGAACGACGTGTGCCGGCGCTTGTTTGCGTCAAACGGGGATATGCGCACCAGCCGGTGCACACCCGCCTCGGACTTCAGGTTGCCGTACGCAAAGGGGCCGTCGACAAAAATCGTCGCGCTCTTCAGCCCCGCTTCGTCGCCCTCCTGATAGTCGACTACTTCCACCGAGAACTCGTGGCGTTCGCAACAGCGCGTAATCATGCGATACAGCATCTCCGCCCAATCGCACGATTCGGTCCCGCCGGCCCCGGGGTGGATATTCACGATGGCGCTCTTGGAATCGCGCGGATCGGTGAAGAGACTCGTGATTTCGAGCCGCTCCAGTTTCTCCCCCAAGGTTTTCGCGAGCTCGCCCAATTCTTTCGCCATCGATTCGTCCGCCTCGCCCTGCGCGAGTTCGACGAGGACCGCTCCGTCCTCGATCTCCCGCTGCAATTCGTCCGGCGCGGCGATGAAACCCTTCAACACTTTCAGGCGTTGCATGATTTTCTGCGCGGCCTCGGGATCGTCCCAGAAGTTGGGCGCGGTCATCTCGCGTTCGATCGCGGCGATATCGGCTTTCGTCGCGTCGACATTGAGGCACTTACGCAACTCGGCAAGCCGGTCCGCAAATCCATTGAGTAAAATAGTCTCTTCTTCGTACATTGATCCGCTCTATGTGTTGGGGACTGTCACCGATTCAGTGGCCGTCCCCACAATCGTATTCGTTCCCTAATCCGAAAACAGCGCAATATAGTAAAGAAACGGCGACGCGAACAGGAAGCCGTCGCACCGATCGAGCACACCGCCGTGCCCCGGGAAAAAGTTCCCGGAATCCTTCAGTCCCGCATCGCGCTTCAACACGGACTCCGCAAGATCGCCGATTTGCGACGCGATCGACAGTACAACGCCCGCGTACAAGTACCGCCACACGTCCCACGCGGGAAAGTGCAGCACAGGATAATTCCGCGACACCCAGTACAGCGCGAGTGCGCCGAGTATCGACGCCGCAAACCCGCCAAACGCGCCTTCCCACGTCTTACCCGGGCTTGCCTTCGGCGCGAGCTTGTGCCGCCCGACGGCGCGGCCGACAAAGTATGCGCCGGAATCCGTCAGCGCGACCGTCGCGAACAGCAGCGTTACCAGCGCGGGCCCGCTCCGATCGAGACCGTGCAGCATGATCATGTGCGCGCCAAACCACCCTACGTACACGACTCCGAAAATCGTGCCGGCGAGGCCCGCGACCGCGTACTGTCCACGCACCACGTGTAGCGCCGCGACGAGCAGGCAGCCGCCGTAGAGCAGGAAGTTCGTGACCGTGGTATTTCCAAAGTGTCCGCTGACCGCAACGACCGTACCGGCGATCATGCCGCCGATCGTTTCCGGCGAAATCTGCCGTGCGCGCGCAATGGCAAACAGTTCGTAAAGCCCTACAAATACGAGCACGCTGACAAGGCCGGTGAACAACGGCCTCATTCCCGGCGTCCAAATCGCAAAAAGAAAAATCGCCAGCGCCGTAACGCCGGTTACAAGGCGCAACAGCACGCCACCGAACACTGCGTCACGCTGCGTCATTTCTTTGCGCGCCCGCCAAAACGCCGCTGCCGCGCCTGGTATTCGGCAATCGCCTCGTACAAATGCGGCTTGCGAAAGTCTGGCCACAACGTCGGCATCGCCACGATTTCCGCGTACGACAGTTGCCATAACATGAAATTGCTCAATCGCAATTCCCCGCTGGTCCGGATTAACAGATCCGGATCGGGAAACTGCGGCGTGTACAGATACTGGGCCACACGCGATTCGTCCACGTCCTCCGGTTTGATGCGGCCCGCCATCGCGTCACGCGCGATCCGCTTTGCCGCGTCCGCAATCTCCGCGCGCCCGCCGTAATTGATCGCAACATTCACGGTCATCGCCGTGTTATCTCGCGTCACGTCAATGCAGTGCTGCAAATCGCGGACCGCCCTTGCCGGCAGCCCTTCCATCCGGCCCATGATCGAGATGCGAATATTTTCCTTGTGTATCGCATCAAGTTCGATCGCGATGTACTTACTCAACAGCCGGAACAGCGCATCCACTTCC
The genomic region above belongs to Candidatus Hydrogenedentota bacterium and contains:
- a CDS encoding ABC transporter permease, which gives rise to MKFEAFVALRYLRGKRKSRFVGLITIISVAGVSVGVMALIVVMGVMTGFDEELTAAIMGNNAHLQVFDKFNDPIENPDTVIADLQNSIPEITAASPFTVVKAVLRRGGVSGQEYAAAFVVGVDAGRDVTDLKENLTNERGRTFGGGELPRKGEIVLGYILADNMGAFTGDEVAVITPKDSPSPLSTKPIQQKWLTVSGISEAQMQDIDSLYSFVTLETAAQLKGQKGVDGIHCMLQDPMKAGEIAKKINEELGYHAMTWYESQQYFFEALQQEKVAMFIILMFIVLVAAFNITSTLIMVVMEKKRDIGILRTLGVSTQAIVTLFTLEGLYIGLSGTMLGVVGGTIFAHYINPIAEWIAWMLGVDLFNSVIYHFDHIPVSIHPTDIVAITVSAVILTFISTLYPAWSASRLDPVDALRYE
- a CDS encoding phosphatidate cytidylyltransferase: MTQRDAVFGGVLLRLVTGVTALAIFLFAIWTPGMRPLFTGLVSVLVFVGLYELFAIARARQISPETIGGMIAGTVVAVSGHFGNTTVTNFLLYGGCLLVAALHVVRGQYAVAGLAGTIFGVVYVGWFGAHMIMLHGLDRSGPALVTLLFATVALTDSGAYFVGRAVGRHKLAPKASPGKTWEGAFGGFAASILGALALYWVSRNYPVLHFPAWDVWRYLYAGVVLSIASQIGDLAESVLKRDAGLKDSGNFFPGHGGVLDRCDGFLFASPFLYYIALFSD
- a CDS encoding isoprenyl transferase, translating into MSHALPPIDRDRLPRHIAVIMDGNGRWAEREGVSRAAGHEAGAKSVRAIIEACRELERIEVLSLYAFSTENWRRSKLEVDALFRLLSKYIAIELDAIHKENIRISIMGRMEGLPARAVRDLQHCIDVTRDNTAMTVNVAINYGGRAEIADAAKRIARDAMAGRIKPEDVDESRVAQYLYTPQFPDPDLLIRTSGELRLSNFMLWQLSYAEIVAMPTLWPDFRKPHLYEAIAEYQARQRRFGGRAKK
- the lysS gene encoding lysine--tRNA ligase — its product is MSDEHHSTEEDLKQHRMDKLERIRARGDEPFKYIFGRSATIESARAAFEEQESAAEDKATAQIPAALAGRVVSFRDHGKSAFADIRDERARVQVYFNQKKIGEGAFAALSDLDLGDFIGVNGVVHRTRTGEITIFADSYTLLTKSLRALPEKYHGLTDVETRYRQRYLDLVANPEVLDTFRKRIKLIDTMRTWLTARGFLEVETPMLHPIPGGASARPFITHHNTYDCDLYLRIAPELYLKRLIVGGFERVFEINRNFRNEGVDTRHNPEFTMMELYEAYQDYLGLMDETEELFCAVINGVNGGPEFDYQGTTINATRPWKRLRLFDAIKEYAGIDLAATRDREEAAKLAKSAGVKVDNTMGYGKIVDEVMSACVKPKLVQPTFLYDYPVEISPLAKKHRDNPAITERFQAFIGTLELCNAFSELNDPIDQRDRFLQQAKERERGDEEAQHLDEDFITALEIGMPPTAGLGIGIDRLAMLLTNSGSIRDVILFPQLRPTE
- a CDS encoding peptide chain release factor 2; protein product: MYEEETILLNGFADRLAELRKCLNVDATKADIAAIEREMTAPNFWDDPEAAQKIMQRLKVLKGFIAAPDELQREIEDGAVLVELAQGEADESMAKELGELAKTLGEKLERLEITSLFTDPRDSKSAIVNIHPGAGGTESCDWAEMLYRMITRCCERHEFSVEVVDYQEGDEAGLKSATIFVDGPFAYGNLKSEAGVHRLVRISPFDANKRRHTSFAAIEVVPKVDDDVDIEVKEDDIVMQVFRSSGPGGQKVNKTSSAVRLTHTPTGIVVACQIERSQSRNRATAMQMLKAKLYDIEMQKKEAERLALREGQQDVAWGSQIRSYVLHPYQLIKDHRTETETGNVDRVLDGDLDMFIASYLKWNLQRKGRN